The DNA region CGCGCACCGGATGGCCGAGCGACTGGCCGACGCGCGCCGCAGCGGGGCCCTGCCGTTCCTGCGTCCGGATGGCAAGACCCAGGTGACTCTCGGTTACGACGGACAGACCCCGAAGACGGTGGAATCCGTGGTGCTGTCCACGCAGCACCACCCCGACATCTCCCAGAAGGCGTTGCGCGCCGCCGTCCGCGCCGAGGTCATCGACCCCGTCCTGGAGGCCACCGGCCTGGCACTGCCGGATGTCGAGTTCTACATCAACCCGGCGGGTCCGTTCATCACCGGCGGGCCCAAGGGCGACGCCGGCCTGACCGGCCGCAAGATCATCATCGACACCTACGGCGGCGCCGCCCGCCACGGCGGAGGCGCCTTCAGCGGGAAGGACCCCTCCAAGGTCGACCGTTCGGCGGCGTACGCGATGCGCTGGGTCGCCAAGAACGCGGTGGCCGCAGGCCTCGCCGACCGGCTCGAAGTCCAGATCGCCTACGCGATCGGCAAGGCCAACCCGGTCGGCCTGTACGTGGAGTCCTTCGGCACCGGCCACGTCGCCGACGAGGTGATCACCCGCGCCATCCTGGATGTGTTCGACCTGCGCCCCAAGGCGATCATCGACGCCCTCGACCTGCTGCGCCCCATCTACGCACAGACCGCCGCCTACGGGCACTTCGGCCGCGAACTGCCCGACTTCACGTGGGAGCGCACCGACCGCGTCGACGATCTGCGCGCAGCCGCCGGGCTGTGACGCCGCGCCGCTACGCGGCGGGGTACCGCAGATGACGGCCTCGCGCC from Microbacterium sp. zg-B185 includes:
- the metK gene encoding methionine adenosyltransferase, whose translation is MTELRLFTSESVTEGHPDKICDQISDSILDAILAEDPHGRVAVETLVTTGLVHVAGEVSTSAYVEIPAIVRGVVNRIGYTSSDTGFDGDSCGVSVSIGAQSSDIAAGVDKAFERREGGSTDPRDEQGAGDQGIMFGYATTETPQLMPMAAWTAHRMAERLADARRSGALPFLRPDGKTQVTLGYDGQTPKTVESVVLSTQHHPDISQKALRAAVRAEVIDPVLEATGLALPDVEFYINPAGPFITGGPKGDAGLTGRKIIIDTYGGAARHGGGAFSGKDPSKVDRSAAYAMRWVAKNAVAAGLADRLEVQIAYAIGKANPVGLYVESFGTGHVADEVITRAILDVFDLRPKAIIDALDLLRPIYAQTAAYGHFGRELPDFTWERTDRVDDLRAAAGL